A single region of the Kocuria rosea genome encodes:
- a CDS encoding glycosyltransferase family 2 protein codes for MSADVLAPAPATTAATAAGFRTAHPSVSVLIATAGRPEMLREAVRAIVEQDYAGPLQVVVVFDRIEVDPLTDVEVPAGVELRTVPNTRSPGLVGARNTGIHAATGEIIAFCDDDDVWVPRKLTRQVAHWHRHPEASAIAGAIDIVSHERTIRRVPQAVATFPELLADRMMEIHPSALICRRADLYGPVGLVDEDLPSSYGEDYDLLLRLARHAPVHSVPETVLTVRWDRPSFFRQQWGDMADALTYMLRKFPEFETSDQGTALMAGQVAFAHAARGDRREAVRWARAALRRNRGQLRAWGALAVATGAVSAERLQNAVSFFGRGV; via the coding sequence ATGTCCGCTGACGTCCTCGCCCCGGCCCCGGCCACGACCGCCGCCACCGCCGCAGGCTTCCGCACCGCCCACCCGTCCGTGTCCGTCCTGATCGCCACCGCCGGGCGGCCCGAGATGCTCCGCGAGGCGGTCCGCGCGATCGTCGAGCAGGACTACGCCGGCCCGCTCCAGGTCGTCGTGGTCTTCGACCGGATCGAGGTCGACCCGCTCACGGACGTGGAGGTCCCGGCCGGCGTGGAGCTGCGCACCGTGCCCAACACCCGGTCCCCGGGCCTGGTGGGCGCCCGCAACACGGGCATCCACGCGGCCACCGGGGAGATCATCGCCTTCTGCGACGACGACGACGTGTGGGTCCCGCGCAAGCTCACCCGGCAGGTGGCGCACTGGCACCGGCACCCGGAGGCCTCCGCGATCGCCGGCGCGATCGACATCGTCTCCCACGAGCGCACCATCCGGCGCGTCCCGCAGGCCGTGGCCACCTTCCCGGAGCTGCTGGCCGACCGGATGATGGAGATCCACCCCTCGGCGCTGATCTGCCGCCGCGCCGACCTGTACGGGCCCGTGGGCCTCGTCGACGAGGACCTGCCGTCCTCCTACGGCGAGGACTACGACCTGCTGCTGCGCCTGGCCCGGCACGCCCCGGTGCACTCCGTGCCCGAGACCGTGCTGACCGTGCGCTGGGACCGGCCCTCCTTCTTCCGCCAGCAGTGGGGGGACATGGCGGACGCCCTGACCTACATGCTGCGCAAGTTCCCCGAGTTCGAGACCTCCGACCAGGGCACGGCCCTGATGGCCGGCCAGGTCGCGTTCGCCCACGCCGCCCGCGGCGACCGCCGGGAGGCGGTCCGGTGGGCGCGGGCGGCGCTGCGCCGGAACCGCGGCCAGCTGCGGGCGTGGGGCGCCCTGGCCGTGGCGACCGGCGCGGTCAGCGCCGAGCGGCTGCAGAACGCCGTGTCCTTCTTCGGCAGAGGGGTGTGA